CCTGAGGTCtaaaatttaaagattttttttttcctttaatttttccgCTCAGTATCGCATGCCTCTCTTTTCAACAGGAAGGGCCTGTCCCAGTCAGCCTTGCCCTATAGACGCAGCGTGCCCACAGTAAGTAAACGTCTTGTTTGTCTGTCATATTACTTTCACATCTTGAGCATTGGTTTGACTTGAGCTTCGGTGTAGAGTGTTAAAGAATCTGATTTTCACCCACGTTTCCAGTTTGCTGGATGCAGCTTTATGCCCCCAGTGAAAATAAAGCACAGCTTGTAGTATATAGATATTTATTTACATGAGTTGCATGTGCAGACAGTCAGGTAGTGTTCTGTTCACTAAGGCAATCTTTTATTTCAAACCACAGAATGCCTTTTAACAATTAACTCATCAGAACCTGATTCACTTCTGACTTAGAATTTTACCAGAAATGGTTTTTGCATGTCACCATGTACAACATGATCCTAGTAGTTGCACTGCTGCTATGCGTTCAGTCTTAACACTCTGgtggtgtaattttttttcatttctgttatGGTGTAGTGCCAGTCCAAGTTTTGTTGTGCTTTTGGGCACTACAAAGCAGTCTACCTCCAGCCTCTAGAGGAGATTGTAGAGCAATCATGTGGATGTGTGCTTCTGATGATTAGCACTGACTGTTCTGTGCATGCCACATGCCGTTAGTGAAACATGCTAAGGATATCCCCTTGAAAGTACACATAAATATTTAAGACTATTATTGCATTTTGAAACTATTACCTTTGTAGTTTCTCCTGTGTAATCTACACTtcacatcaatttttttttctagtggttAAAACTTACTTCTGATGATGTAAAGGAACAGATCTACAAACTGGCTAAGAAAGGTCTGACTCCCTCACAGATCGGTAAGTTTTCTGAACTCTTATCTGGGTTTAATTCTCAGTTTTGCCAAAATTTCTTGGTGACATTGGATATCTTAATGTGAAACCTTAATGTCTgtctgctttgatttttttttttctcccctctatAATACGAGTGATCTGGGGAGGTTAAAttaattgtttgtaaagtgctttgtggtcCAGCAGTTCCACTGTTCTGGTAAAATGTAGATGTCTCACTGTGATGATTGTTTTCCAACCATTCGCAGTTTCCACCAGAAAGGTTTTCCTTGATGTTGGCTAAACCTTCCTTGGATGTCTGAGTGAGCCTAGATAATAGTAGCACTTGTTGGCATATTTTTTCTGGGATAAAGTATATAACTTTTAATTTCAGGTGTGATCCTAAGGGACTCTCATGGTGTTGCCCAAGTTCGTTTTGTCACTGGCAACAAAATTTTAAGGATCCTTAAGTCCAAGGGACTTGCCCCAGACCTTCCTGAGGATCTGTACCACTTGATCAAGAAAGCTGTTGCTGTTCGTAAACATCTTGAGAGAAACAGAAAGGTAAGCTTTCCTTGAGCAAGGTCTTTGAGTGgcaaaagagtaaaaaaaaaaaaaaaaaggtttctacCAAGATAAAGTTCTTAAAGATAAACGTATGCTAAACCTGGATGAGTCTTTGAACTAATTTTAGACATGTTGTGATAATCAGTTGGATTATAAAGCTTTATTTGcgttttcttcatttgttttttgaaatatATAAATAGCAACTCTGTAGCTTCActtattttattaatgaattgAATTTTGCAAGTGAACCTTGTGATACTATTCTGAAATTGCTATAAATATTTGAATTAATATTATATACAGTTATACAAAGTACAGATCAGTTTTTGATCCTTAGTATTAAGCTTGTTTTCTTATCTTTACATGACTGGTAACTCTGCAGCCTGAGCAGAGATTTTCAGTATGCTTCAGGAAATGTTGGCCATTACTTTATCTGAGTAAATGTAAAGGCACAGCTGATAAAGCTAAGACTTTTATTGCCTGTAAAACAATATAAACAATTTTGGACTTGCCTATCATTAGCACAAATGGTTATCTTCTAGTTTAAGTCTGGTTGATGAGTCAAAGTGCAGAATTAAACTCAATAGTGGCCCTTTACAATACCTGTGGGTAATACTTCTCCTTTCACCAAAGCTTGTCTTAAGAGTAAATAGATCTTTTACTGTCATAATGGGAATTTCTTGATTTGATTGtatcttcctttcctttttaaggATAAAGATGCCAAATTTCGTCTGATTCTGATTGAGAGCAGAATTCACAGGCTGGCTCGTTACTACAAAACCAAAAGAGTACTCCCACCCAACTGGAAGTAGTAAGTGTTTGTCTGTTCTCTTATCATTTCAAACCTGGAGGTCCCACAGAGCTAGTTGACAGTGGAGTTGAGTCCCCCACCCTTATTCCAGGGGGCAGGACTGTGACTGAGATAATAGACAAACTTAGCTAGGttagaaaatacagtaaaattgTAGGCTGATACAGTGACCAGCATCAGCTAGATTAATTTTATACAGTATCGTATGTAAATTGCAATCTCATCAATCTTGtttcaaattatatatttttaataatgtaaaatTGCTTTTCTCTATAGTGCCCACATCACTTCCATTGCTCAGGTCAGACTGCTCactatgatgatttttttttttttcaaccattTGCAGTTTCCACCAGAAAGGTTTTCCTTAGTGTTGGCTTAACCTTCCTTGGATGTCTGAGTGAGCTTCTGTAATTCTGAAAAGCCTAAATTCAGCTAGTTACTGTTAAAAATTACTGCTATTGTAGCTGTTCTTTGCTCCAGTCAAGTATAGAAGAGCTCATTTGAAGGAaagtttggttggtttgttttttttttttggttttggcaaCTCTGTTATCTGAGATGTTGCCACTGTACTGGCAATATCCAAAATGAGAGgggaaataatttcttttttttttttttccagcgaGTCATCCACTGCCTCTGCTCTGGTCGCATAAGAGTTCACTCTTCTTTTTACTGAAAGAATAAAGTCACATTAAAGACCTGTGTTGTCTCCTAAATTTTGTGTGGAAGTTTCAATAAATGATAAGCTTTGGGaagctggtgtaaattatatCAATATATAAGGGTGCTTGTTAAAAATTGGAGATATGAATAGTATACTGGATCATATTTGGAGGGATGTGTAGTGAGTTGGATCATACcagtaaaacatattttaaacaggTAAACAAAATTGCTTTTTCTAATGTGGAAAATTCAAATTGAGAGGCTGCATTTCAGTCTTGGAAAAGGTTGGAAATATAATAGTTATTGTTGAATCCAGTCCTTGTAAGGAGAATGACTGGTATTTGACTATTTGTTAGACCTTCTTAATACTCGTAACTTAATGGTTTCTGTATTATATGAATTTTGCAGAGCTGGGATTCCCATGCCATTAGCACTACCTGAATCTAGGCTCTGTGCTGTTAAATCAGCCACTGATACAAGAAAATATATAATCCAGTTGCAATTTTACAGGTTGGTTGAATATAGTGGTGTCTGATCAATCTTGTTTTAATATATTAAGAGAACCAGTTGTAATCCTGCTTTTGTGCCACTAAAATCTGTCCTTTGCCCTGCtcactgccttttaaaaaaagcaggttTTCAGATCACTTTTGGAAggttacaatttttaaatattttggttaatTGCCTGACAAACAGAAAAGTTGGGTTTGTGCCCCCTTAGGCTTTCTGTATGTATAAAGCAGAATTTCTCGCCTTAAATGTTAAATCTAGTATCCTGTTTTACTGGAGGACCTAGACAAGGGCTTGAAAGCGTCTACAAAACGATCCTTATCTGTTATAAGTTGAGCTCTCAGAAGGGGTGGTTGATTTCAGGGTCAGGCTCTTATGAGAGAGGCCTCCTTCTTCCTTGGCAGTTCTCCAATCCAGCTGTGTTGAATTGTGCTGACCCAAAAGTGCTTAACACAGTACAGCAGCTGAGGTTGCTTATGTATATAGTAGAaggttttgccagaagctgggaatgggcgacgggatggatcaattggtgattacctattctgttcattgcctctggggcatctggcactggccactgttggaagacagggtactgggctacgtggacttttggtctgacccagtatgactgttcttacaAGATCCAGTTGGCTTAGGATGCTATCCTGGGACTGGCTAGCAAGGCCTTGCTGTGTCCCACTTCCTGTATTGCAGTGCCTTCATTCCCCTCTGTAATATTAAGATAATAGTACTGCCCTATCTCATGGGTGTTATGGGGATAAATGTATTGGATTGAATAGCTCAGGTTTTATGGTAATTAGTGCCCATGTAAGTTAGATTGCAGCAAGAACATCATGCAGTAGATTTTTCCTTGTAACTTACTTGATCCAGTGGAACATCCTTCACTGCCTCAGTTGTCATCTTACATCTTGATTGCATTACAACCACTTTTTTTCCCAGTAGGATTACTGAGCAGAGACTGTCCAGCAACCCTAATCTCGACTCCATTTTGAAAGGGTAGGTGCAGGAAATAGTAACTGCAAGGAGTTCTGAGAGTTTGACCCTGCTGGTTCTGCAAATGCCTGCTTAAAAGAACTGTTCTGTAGGGGCAAAATACTCACCATGCACCATACTGGTAATGCTGAAGCTCTGCTCTAAATTTTCCTGGTAATGGCCAAAGcggatgaaggggaaaaaaaaagataattgctTCTCCCTTCACAGCTCCAGTTTTTGTGCCCCACAAACACTACTGAATTTCTCTGTATGTCTACCCTCAGGTAGGAAAGctttattatccctattttacaggggGAACTGACATATGTAggcaaaataaaaggagtacttgtggcacctcagatgCCAAAATTTTTGGTTATCTGGAAGAATTAGTAAAATAAAGTTCTACGTCCCTTAACTACAAGACTATCCTTTATCTTTCTGCTGCTACCACCCTCTTCCACTGTTTTCTGTCTCAAtgttaggcttggtctacactacagagttaggttattgtaaggcagcttacatctaCCTAATTATCGTATCTGCTCCCACTATTGTAAGTGCCCTACTATACCAACATAACTACCAGCACAAGAGGTGTAGCCCTTATGTCTCAGGTGAGGTGGTATCTATAGACATTGCATTACTTACAGTGGCTATTGGCTgtcatttttgtcaatttcacagctctgctctgcagcaAGAGGCTCACAGTTGGAGCTGTGAAATTAAAAAAGGCTGGTAGGCTCCCTGCATGAAATTGAGCCTGGCCTCAGGCTCGCAGCTGGAGCTTTCCCACCCGCTTGTTAAATGCTTTCAAGGTACAGATACTCTTCTGTATGTACGATACCAGGtggcctttgggtgctaccatttatataaatatttgtattggtaCATAATCACTAACCTTCAGATAGTCAGCTATGAACAGAGGCGCCTAAGCCTTGTAGTTCAAATGCTGAGTTAGATAGCATCCAAATTTCCCCTGTAGGTTAATGTTAGTGTTCCTGTTCAGTCCTAAGGCTACCACTGTTGTCTTTAGCTCCCACCAGCCATCCTCCTGGATTCTAATGATTCAGTGCTGGAGATACATGGACGTGAATGCTATAGGCAACAGTACAACTGAAGGAGACTGATAGCCTTACAGTGAGCTGgagctgtttggtttttttttctgtgcaactCCATTAAAGATTCTATTCAACTTTTGTAACAGTTTGTCCCAATGACTTTGCTAATATTTTCCTTCTTGTTCTTTGCCTGCCTGATGCCTTCTGCCcgagaggtggttgcatttcagtggtactgTCTTATGTGCCACTTCAGcatgtaaaatactttgagacgTAAATTCAATTACTGTAGTTATGAAAATTATAATTCATAATTACATAATGCTGCTGAAAAGCACAGacctggggaggggagatttatatactgtaATCTATAGAGGACTGCCTAAGTGATTGCATGTGACATAGCCATACACCCACTAgtactgttccctctaagctgtgtgcatgcatacagatcctaaaccccatgcgCATGGTGAAACACCACGCACACACACTTGCACAGAAgttttttgtgcacatggcctgtcaaattagagggaacattgcccacTAGTACTCATCTTTGGTGTTATGAGAGGCCTTAGCAGGCACAGTCCTCATAGGTGATGCTCAAGAATATATAGTATAGGGCCTGTAGTTTGTAGGACCAGTAAAACTTCTTGGGGTGTGCTGCAAATACTTGTCTTTTTGTGCAGCTCTTTTCATGAGCTCCTAACAGGTCAGGCCTACTGTACTGAGGGAGGTGCAGGAGTGAAGTGAACAGCTAGTATCTTTCGATGTGGCAGCAGCTTGCAGAGttggtgggaaggaggaggaagcaggtTCCCCTCTGGCTTTTGCTGTGGGGGAGTTTCTGTAGCCTCACTGACTTATAAATTGCAGAACCATTCCCGTGTTCACCACTTTCAAGTTAGCATGACAGCTGGAATTGCCATGGGACTTGAAGCTAGGCAGTATAGCCTCTAAGGCTATGGTGAGTGACCAGAGCTCAGTCTCTTCTCTCTGCTATATCCATTGAGCTGTGTTGCCAAAGTGCAGCCTGGGGGAAAACCTGCTGTTTTCAAAtgtgttaaatttaattttctcaaCTTTTGGAAATTGTTTAAGGGAAGGAGGAGtttgtgaaatttaaaaagaacagaagcCAATCGCAGacctggggtggagaggagcgGGGCGATAACTTGCTGCAGGGTTTGTTCAGACACATTAATTTAGAAGATATGGGAGGTAAATTCAGAACACTGCTTCTGTATTCTCCCCAGCGGATTTAGCTGGCCTGAAGATGCTGATCAAAGTAAAATACTGcacttgatttattttaaaaaggttggACAATTTTAGGATTAATTTGTATTTAATCCGATCAAATTTCAGGTTTCTGGACATGCCTACGAAAACTCTGACAACCCGTAGGCTGCTGGAGGGCcaagaccactgcctatcatgctgaccagtatcaTCTCGttatttccttgtgctcccccgcTTGTCTGTATCCatgtgttgtttcttgacttaCACATGGACTATAAGCACTTTGGAGAGGAGCAGTGTTTTTGTTCTACGTTTGTACAgtgtgcctagcacagtggggagcCTGGTTTGTGATTGGGCGGGAACAGCGGGCCGGTGGTCAGCTTACCCTCTTCCAGTAGCGGTCCCAAGGTTAGTCCCCCACACTCACctctgggtatttttagtaaaagttcaGGGCAGGTtgtgggcttccatgaatttgtattgcctgtgacctgtccctgacttttacttaAGATTCTGccatgggtattttttttaacaaccaTCGAGAAAGGAGGAGTGCCCCCATTACATAGCAGCTGGGGTGTGTTGGCCTGGGAGTGCTCTCAGTTTCTGCCACACGCAGggattgtcttcactgcagagttaacgtGGCTCCCATTCATACAAAAACCTCACCAACCATGGGGGTGCTTTACATCCCAACTACCTGACTTGTCTGGAGCTAATTGGCTAAAaccccttttcaactgggctgGTAACCTGCCAACATTGCAGTGAGGAGACAGACTAATCCACCTGTGGACTTCGTAGTCCAACACTTTCCCACAATTTCCATGACATAGCCAGAAACAGGTTCTCTCACAATTTGCttggaaagaatcatagaacgGTGCAACCTAGTGCAGTGCAAAGCACCATGGGATAGAACCCCAGAAATCCTACTGCCACACAATGGTAAGAGCAGCACCACTGTCAACGCTGATGCCTTAATGTAGCCGGGGGAAAGGATTGTTCCTTTCCTCTAAAGCATCAAGTATCCACCTCTGCGGAGCACATAATAGGCATCCTGGAGCAATAGTGTGCAGTGAAGGCATGGCGGGTTAAGCAACGCTTACCCTGCTTTATCGGGCACCTTTACATGCAGCTGTAAAATCTGTGTCTGAACATAATTTCACATGTTAGTACCACCTCTGCCCACTTTTGAGACATCACTTTGCAACTGCTGACAGTCTGACTTGGAATGGTAAGTCCTACACCCCTAGGAATAAATCAATGTATACTTGATGCGCCTGCGTCATTCCTACAGTCATTAGGAGAGCGCTAGAGAAAAGGTGTGGGAGACAATGTACAGAAGGGAGAGATTAGCAACACCACCAACCCCTGCCCTGCATAAGGGGCTGGAAGGAAAGCAAGCCTCTAGTCAGTTAATGTTTGTAGGGTGCTCTACAGATTTAGAGTCCTGTTTGAATGCTAagtatatatttataattatcCTGAAGTATTTTGTGGTATGTGACTGTTTACTTTATGATGCCTCCCCTGTAAAAGACAAATAATGGGGAACCATTCCTCAGATTGTGAAAACCACATTTAAAATTTGCAAAACTTTATAATTGTCTAGAGCTCCATTTTCAAGTCCTATGAAAAATAGATGACTTTTCCTCAGGTAATTTATTTCAAGTAAGGAAATGCAAAGATTATCTTAGTGATAAGTCATTGCTGCCACTAGACTGCTGAAAATAGTAAACTTTGGACCtggaaagtgaaaaacaaaacaccacttCTCGGCACATCTATGACTGTAACAATCAGACAGGGCAGGATCAGATTAATGGTGTTTAGAAATGTAAGGCTGCAAGTTATGCCATTCTGCTTTTTCTGGAACTTCAAGAATGTGTTCAGTGAGAATTTCGCTACCTTTCTGCAGTCTTCAACTTCAAATCACTGAATGTGAATTAATCCAAAACAACAAAATGTGTATAAAACTTATCTGCCTGATTCgctggagagaggaaaagaattaTCTAGTCTAGTTCTTCCTGGCTAATAAACTGGAGAATAAATATGCCCATCCCCAGATCTTTTTGAGAATTATCAGAGTTGTGAATGTCCCTGCACTCAGAACAGACCTGTGTTTTGGCTCCTCCCGTCATTAGTACTTTCAGACTGGAGGGCAACTGATCAGTTTCTTCActgttaatagaaaaggagtacccgtggcaccttagagactaacaaatttattagagcataagctttcgtgagctacagctcatttcatcggaatgcatccaatgaagtgagctgtagctcacgaaagcttatgctctaataaatttgttagtctctaaggtgccacgggtactccttttctttttgcgaatacagactaacacggctgctactctgaaacctgtcattatgcaattcACTGTTAATGCCACCCTTACAACAAGCAGTGTAGTTAAAAAACATTGCACGTATTTCCTGGAGTTCAAGGGCatcctcctgctcccattgaagtaaatagaaaaaTTCCCACTAAATTCACTGAAAGCAGGATTGGGCTCCTAAGTTTTCAGGACTGCTGGTGGGTTTGGTTTGGGCCAATGCAGCTGCACATTCATGCagctgttttgtttccttttcaattCTGGAATCAATTGAGTGAAAAATGTGCTCTGTTCCTGAGCAGTTCCTTGCAATAACTCTGCATAATCTGCATGATAATACATTGCCTTACCATAGTAACCTGCAGCCACAGCATGCCATGGCAACAGGAAATGGTTCAACAATATTCACTGTACAAGTGGGATGTCTGCAAACTGTGCTCATTGCCCTTTTATTCTTCTGAAGGATTTTTTGAAATACTTTGAGTTTGATGGGCTAaggcttttttttcctcccgccCCATTGTGTGACAACTTTTTCCTCCAATCCAAGTTGGAAGGCTATAACGCTGTAATGAACCGTGTGTTGACTAGTGCAAGTTCTTCCCTTTCACcaggaggatttattaaagatATTAACCAGCGCAGGTCAAGTAACTGGAATTACATAAAAGGTGAATGTTAATTGCAATTCAACACATACCAGAGGCAACTGTAAATGGACTCACTGGCATAGAATTATTTGGAAATAGCTAAATTAATACTACTCAGCATTTAGGACGAAAGGAAGTGAAGCATGCCTTGTTACGTCTACCTGTCAGCTTGAGATATAGTTTGGCAACTAATTACTGCTAGCTTTACTTGGAGCAAGTGTAGTAcctatattaaaatacattgcCTGGGTTTTCTAGCAAGTGCCTTT
This DNA window, taken from Dermochelys coriacea isolate rDerCor1 chromosome 6, rDerCor1.pri.v4, whole genome shotgun sequence, encodes the following:
- the RPS13 gene encoding 40S ribosomal protein S13, with the protein product MGRMHAPGKGLSQSALPYRRSVPTWLKLTSDDVKEQIYKLAKKGLTPSQIGVILRDSHGVAQVRFVTGNKILRILKSKGLAPDLPEDLYHLIKKAVAVRKHLERNRKDKDAKFRLILIESRIHRLARYYKTKRVLPPNWKYESSTASALVA